Within Wyeomyia smithii strain HCP4-BCI-WySm-NY-G18 chromosome 2, ASM2978416v1, whole genome shotgun sequence, the genomic segment AAATGATTGTGCTAAATGCCATCAACACTAGTCAAAACCCAATCAGTCATCGATTTTTGTAGTGggaaaataaaagaataaaaccTGCTTATCAATCAACACATTCTTCACCTTGCTAATGCATGGCACCCGATAAGGGGAAAAAACTTGAAATCGTTATCAGACCGCTAACCTATCTCCCATAATTTATTTTCAGGGTGTACATAAGCCCCCATCGCCGCCACCCACGCAGGCCGAGAATGAAACCGCATCCCCTCAGGAGGACATGAAAGATGCCCTTCAGGAGGAGCTACGTAGTACTCTTAGGCGAAAGATCAAGAAGCAGGATGTCGAAATGGGTAACTGTGCGAAGAACGATGAGATCGAGAAAGCAATGACCATTAACCGAACAGAGATTCAGCTGAAGGTTAACACTTCTGCCAGTTCCTCCCCAAGTATGCTACGTAGAGATGCTAGCCCTGTTGTGAAGAGCCCTCTTCTACCGAGAGCTGCCTTGAACACTGATAACGCAACTAATGGAAATAGTGAAAGCTTGCCCAAGCCACTCGAGATAGTGAAAAGTCCAGTTTTGCAAAGACCACCAGCAAAGCCAGAAAGAACATTCACTACTCAAGTGGCAAATAATGCCCAGATAAATAACACAATTGCTACCAATAACGGTCTAACTCAGAAGGAAGTCCCCAGAGCAATGAGCCCGGTAAAGTCCTCAATCGTCAAACCAGCGACTAATTCCAAGCTAGTAGAACCTGGTACCCTAAAAAAAGTTCCCCAACACCGGGAGCTTAAGATTGACGTCAACTCCACCGGCACAAGTGACGGGCTGAAAAACGCAATCTTATCACCGGAAGTGAAAAGCGGTTACGCATCGATACGACCATCCCAGATAAAGACACTCACCAAACAGGGCAGTCTGGTATCGCACACTGACATTGTGGAACAGCCCAAACCCGTCATCAAAAGTCCCATCGCGCTGGTAGAGTCCCCAAAACCTTATCACTACTCACCCCCCACACCGAAAGCTTCGAGTTCTCCCAGCAGTGGGCAATCGTCACCACGAACCCCTACCCGAACAACCATACTGGACACGAAGTTCAGCCGTAGCCTCAAATCCCCGCTTTTACCGACAGCGATGGACCCGAATGCTCCCATGAAAAAGCTACTAATATCACATCCGAAGGCAAGTTTCACCCTGCCCCGAACTAACAAACATTCTACCCGACAAACCATTCTACCGTCCGAGAGGGGCCATAGCACAGACCAAAAACCAGTATTCCGTATTCTAACAGCACTGGAACAGGCTGAACGAAGCGATGCCGTAGTAAAATCCGATGGCAATCAACAGCCGACCCAACAGCAGCCTTCCACCACCGTGAAGGCTGATGTCCCCGGAACGGAACCGGTCCTGACATCGTACGTTAGCTTCGCCAAGGATTTAGCCAACGCACCGAACAACTATCCGGACAAGGTCACTACGAAGTCCACCACCACCGTGAAGCAGGATCTCTTCTTCGATAACATGAACCTGCGGGACATCAAGATCGATATAGTCGAGAACGGACAGCTGAGAGTTACGAACAAATAGGCGGGGATTATGTTTGTGTTTCAGGCAGCTAGCGTAGAAAGATTTTTCACAAGATGTGAGAAGAGTGAAAACGGTTTTCACGACCTGTTGGTGTATGTTTTAGTCATTTTTTcctatataaatatatttttcctgGTAATATTTAATATGAGAAATATAAGCTTTTTAAATGTATCAAAGATGCGAtgagtttaaaaataatttgtgaGTCAATAAAAACGTTATATCCATTCGCAGTTCTCGTcgaagaaaaacaacattaaggTCAATAAAGAATCCCTAGTCTCCAGGAACTCAACCTACCGATCTTTTCGCACATATCTGGAGTACTTTGTGATagggtcgtatgtctaaacgtaaactaAACGAGTGAGAGTTAAATCCCTTGTACTTCAGAAGCACGAATCAACTCTCACCCGTTTTGTGTACATTCATTCCGTTCAGACATACGACCTCATCACGAAGTACTACAGATATAATAGATATGGCCGTGAGCATGAACGAATAAAGCAGCATCGAATGTTTCTcgcaaatatttttgatataccAATGTTTCTCGTTGATTTTATTGCGAAATcccagggtggcgaaaaagttatcactataaaattccctgattttccctgaattATAATatcaatttccctgatatttttcagcgctaagaagtgcaaaaaatgaacGAAACTCTGCAAACCCCgttgaaaaatgtgttcgttCGGATATTAAACCaaacagtaatttttttttagcctTTTACGCCCTTTTAGACTAAAAAAATCCGTTTTGGCGCTAAAAAGCCGTTTAAAAAGAATCtcggtcaaatttttttttctgattgttttttaattttcccgAATATTCCCTGTtctccctgatcgaaaaatgaattccctgatTTTTCGTGTTTTCCAGGTTTTCAACACTATGAAATCCGTGCTCGAATTTTACcagagtttttattttatttatatccagTTTGAGcactagggcaaaacctgtgtttaccagtgtaatttTGTTGAGAATCAATAAAATACGTGCGTGAAACTTTCATCGATAGTCTGCACCGCTGACGCATGCATAGAGTAGCGATTCGAGCGCTATTTATTAGGTATTAAGTGGAAGCTGGATTGTTACGTTTAAAGTCGTCTAGTGAAAAGAAACCTAACCTGaaaattgtatgaaaaaaaccatcgtccaatttcaaattttttgtgGAAAACATACGACTTCGCCAGTTAACGGTTATATGTTATTATTACATTTGAATATCTTATGAAAAGAGTATCCGCACCTATCTTTACATAAATTCATTCAGTGAATAATATTATGAAAAACGACGACTTTAATGAACGATAAGCCATAGTGTGTCATGAAGAATCAAACATATCTGTATTGCCGCGCATAGTATGTTGAGAAACAACGCAACCGCTGACTTTTCACTGACTGACGATAACTAATCAATTCACGAAAAGGCTTTAGAATAACTCATTCCTATTTAATCTCCCGTCCAAGCAAGACGTATTTTTAACTAATTAATAAAACTTAACTGTTCTTGAGTTCCCGTCTCATCTTTATGGTTATGGGCGACACACGCAGAGAAACTGCGGCTCAAGGAATCCCGCAACTTGCTGGCACCAGCTACGATACCTGACAGTTCCGCGTCAAGATGTTTTTACAAGCTGCGAAGGTTTGGAATGTTATCACGAACGATCCACCGACGGCTGAAGCGGACAAAGTAAAATTCGAAGAAGCGGATTGTAAAGCCAAGTCACTCCTGGTGATTTTTATTGCGGACGAGTATCTCGGATGTGTCCGCGACAAATATACTGCGAAGCAAATGAGGAAAAGTTTGGGGGACACTTTCGCGAAGAAATCGACGGGACGTCAATCGCTGATCCGGAAGCAAATCACAAAGCTGCACCTGAAGGAAGGAGGTTCCATGCGTGCGCACCTACTGGAGTTCGAAGACCTAATACAACAACTTCGTAAGGCCGGTTCAAAACTAGAGGAGAGTGATGTTTGTTCGTCGCTTAGTCTCACGCTACCAGAATCATACGATCCGTTGGTTACGACCCTTGAAAATTAGCCAGAAAAGGAACTTACCTACGACGTAATAAAGACGCGATTAATTGACGAGGAATCAAAACGAAACGAGCGGTCCCAGAGCTTGGGATTCAGCAACGGACCAAAAGTCGGTGGTGTTTATGGCGGATTGCAATGGTACCAGGCAGGACAGTGTCGGAAGGATCATCTTTAAACTTGACTCCGGTTCGAGCGACCATCTCGTTAACAACATGAAGTTCTTTGCATCCCTGATCGAATTAAAGCAACCAGTAAGGATTAATGTCGCAAAGGATGGGCAATCAATTACGGCAAACCAAAAGGGAGTTGTCACTGGAACTAGAAACCGTGGAGTGCATATACAGGCCAAAGACGTGTTGTTTGTTCCGGATGTGAGAGACAACCTCATGTCAGTCAAGAAGTTGGCAAAGACAGGCGTTGAAGTCGTGTTTGGAAGCAAAATGGCCACGATAAGGAAGAACGATCTGTAATTGCCACTGCTCCCCTGCGAGGTAATCTTTATGAGTTGGAAATGAAGGTTGATCAACGTCAAGCAAATTTGTGAAATTCGGATTCAACCAACTTATGACATCGCCGACTCGGTCATCTTAGCGAAAGCGGCATACAAGTGATGGTTCGTGAGAAGCTAGTACATGAAATGGAGGTAAATGTTGAAAATCTTTATTTCTGTGATGCTTGCACTCAGGGAAAACTGCGCCGGGACCCATTCAATGGCACACGCGAGAAGGCCAGTCGCATGTTGGAGCATATTCGTTCAGACGTATGCGGTGCGGACCAATCGAGCCACGTTACTTTGCATCCTTCATCGACGACCATTCTCATTTTGCGATGGTTTTTCTGATCAGACGGAAATCGGAGGTGTTCTCGACATTCCAGGAATTCGAGGCAATGACAACTGCAGCGTTGGGTATGCGTATTTCCTAGCTGACGGTGGATCAAGGCCGGGAATATTGTTCCGGAAACCAGAACCGCTTTTACAAAGCGAAGGGCATTCAAATAGAGCCAACAATTGCATACTGCCCCCAGCAAAACGGAGTTGCGGAAAGGTTTAACCGGACCCTGGTTGAAAAGGTGCGAACGATGCTGATAGACTCGAAGTTACCGAAGTCCATGTGGGGAGAAGCTGCCTTGACCGGCGTTTACCTTATGAATCGCAGTCCTACttctgccttgaaaaaaggagtTTACTCCTGCAGAAAAGTGGAAAGGACAAAACCGGATCTAGACAAGGTACGGATCTTTGGATGTCAAGCATATGCCTGGATACCCAAATGTTATCACAAGAAGCTTGACGCAAAAAGCAAGGAACTGGTGATGGTGGGATATGCTCCCAAGGGATACAGACTGTCGAACAAGCAGGCGCGCAAGTTTGGGGATGCTCGTGACATCAAATTTAATGAAAGTTGCTTCCCATACGCTAAACAAAGCAGCAAACACAATGATGAGAGATTTGTAATTCCCATAACGTACGAGCAAGAAGGGGATAACGATGAACAGATCAAAGCTGATAAGCGGAACGATGAACCGCTGGCTGATGAAAATGACGAGATCGTGATACCAGAGTCAGAAATCGAAAATGACGtggacaacgacgacgacgagccCGTAGCGCTCCCTTCGCAACTTGAACGTGGCGAAGATTCCGGCCAATCAGCCGATCTGTCCACGAGGCGCAGCGAACGGGAGCGCCGATTTCCGGGTAAGTTACTTAACTATATCACCAAATTCGAGGCAACTGCTGTCGACTCTCTTTCCCCAGATATACCAGATTGTTTTGACGATATAGCAGCCTGCAGCAATTCCGACCAGTGGATGCTGGCGGTCAAAGACGAACTACAATCAATGAAGTCAAACAATGTGTGGGAGTTCACGAAGCAGCCGGACCAAGTCAAACCTTTGAAAATGAAATGGGTATTCAGACTCAAAGAGGACGAAAATGGACATCCATCCGTTACAAGGCTCGGCTTGTGATGAAGGGCTTCCTGCAACGACCTGGGACCTGGCTACTGTTCGTATGGTACTCGCTGTTGGTGTTCACTATGGCTTCCATCTCCACCAGATGGATTTCAAAACCGCTTTCTTCACGGTGACCTGAAAGAAGACCTTTACATCGAAGCTCCTGAAGGTGTAGTTGCTGGCTCCAATACCGTTTGCAAACTAAAAAAGTCAATATATGGGTTGAAGCAATCACCACGTTGCTGGAACGAGAGGCCAAATTCGGTGCTACTCAAATTAGGATTTACACGATCAAGACAagaaccggtgttttcaacatggtacCCTAATTGGAGTCACCGATTGAGAAGGGGTGTTGAGAAACAACGCAACCGCTGACTTTTCACTGCTGACGATAACTATTAAATTCACAAAAAGGCTTTAGAATAACTCATTCCTATTTAAGCTCCCGTCCAAGCAAGACGCATTTTTAACTAATTAATAAAACTTAATTGTTCTTGAGTTCCCGTCTAATCTTTACTCTTTGTCGGACCTCAACTTAGTAACTTCATTCCATTTGCCTTTTTACCAAAATTGAGTTTCTAAGCGGAAATGGTAGCTTACTAGCACACTAGGAAAAACAGAACTCAAATTCCCACTAAATAATCCCCGCTCTGCACCAAGTATTTGATTTGTTctcaaaaaaacaatttgttgttcaatttaatatcggtTATGAGgctgatcgcatctctgtactATCTCCGACAGTGGGAATAAAGAATTTTTCTGATGACACAGTGGAAAACTGTTTACAAGCTAAAATTTACGACCGATAGGTTGTGGTTGCCAGCATCCCAGACACTTGCGAGTGTTGCCAACATACGGCAGAGCTGTTCGCTGGAGGAAGTCATTGCTTTCCACTGctacctgctgctgctgcttagtTAGGACTGTCCTCGTTGCCTTCCAGTAGTAATATGACAAGCAGGCTCGTATATAGCCAAAATAGTACATTCCCGGATTACTAGGTGTATAATTCTGACGACCGTGAGGATAGCAAGTAtttagcgaccaatcagaggtcgtaACCTGCGTTTCACTACAATTTTatatagtacaatagttcgagtATAGAcgtacaataataataagagtTAGAGAATAGTTGTTAAGAGAAcactattagaaaaaaataatttgagatccttcactaaaaaaatattctaaaacacaaaaagtaattcaaaaaacgATTTCATTGGATTCTGAACCCCTTAGTCGAGTCGCGAAATGCGTCTACAATAGTAttggaaagagggaggagtAACCCCtaaagaaggagggggtcaaaagtcAAGATTGTTCGTGCATTGTGAGAAATTTCtaagtaaataaaaatttatacaaCAGAAAAGGTTTTAAAGAAGAGGCATTTGCATTCAAGATTAATCTCAGTTGTTTCTATCGATGACTATTGGCTATGGCTGTAACTATGAGATATTTTGGAAATAATCTTtggaaagagcagagtgaatattcaccgctcaCATCTTGCCCAGCATGAGCACTGTATGCTGCAATTTTTTGCAACACACTTTTtcattctgctttgtgctgtgtttcggCCCCTCGCAGAGAAAttaatacacttgctgcttgcacCACAGTTGAGCAAAACaaaagtggtgaatcactctagtgagaacACACAGAAATAAACCGCAGTGCGCACTGCTGGGATAAACTCGAAAAGAAAACATGTGTGACAGGTGactggattttttttcaattttgagatgcaaagcaaacaacgcaatctactttcctacctagatgctccccTCATTCGATATATGCTTAAGAAatacacagtaaaagcactgcagtaaGCTCTGTTGTGTGTTTACTGTGCGTcatgtcctttcgtgtgagaaagctcacaccagtttattatctctctggagagatatttcagattccaccgcAGTGATTTTTTGCAAGCGTTTCAGATACACACAATCCGTTGCAGTCTTCAAGCAAGTGCTTCGCGGTGCTCTCCACTGGGAGAGTAGTTtttttcgcagtgaaagatattctcctacacgctagtgattctctgaggaaAAACGACAAGCCTGATATAAAGTTTCTATCTGATATTTGTAGCGAATTTTAGATTTCCATACAAATATTTCTAGAAAAGTATTTCAAAACACTTATCTCTTTTTTACATGTTATAGTCATAAGACAtctgaaaaatactgataagtaatttttgaaggaaataaaccaggttatccagaaaaatattattttcaatcgaaagtattgccagatagattatttttgtattttaaaactaaatttgcatttttcggcaaatgcagccattttttttaatttgacagTGTCATCATGTTCTTCGGAAAActtaagaaacacttatcactccGAGGAAATa encodes:
- the LOC129723590 gene encoding mucin-2-like → MTVLSSGEGGVPPPPPPPISISPSPITGTNGTGPDQNLLLLDIRNGITLKPTKTRDKSTPAFIKKSNGVHKPPSPPPTQAENETASPQEDMKDALQEELRSTLRRKIKKQDVEMGNCAKNDEIEKAMTINRTEIQLKVNTSASSSPSMLRRDASPVVKSPLLPRAALNTDNATNGNSESLPKPLEIVKSPVLQRPPAKPERTFTTQVANNAQINNTIATNNGLTQKEVPRAMSPVKSSIVKPATNSKLVEPGTLKKVPQHRELKIDVNSTGTSDGLKNAILSPEVKSGYASIRPSQIKTLTKQGSLVSHTDIVEQPKPVIKSPIALVESPKPYHYSPPTPKASSSPSSGQSSPRTPTRTTILDTKFSRSLKSPLLPTAMDPNAPMKKLLISHPKASFTLPRTNKHSTRQTILPSERGHSTDQKPVFRILTALEQAERSDAVVKSDGNQQPTQQQPSTTVKADVPGTEPVLTSYVSFAKDLANAPNNYPDKVTTKSTTTVKQDLFFDNMNLRDIKIDIVENGQLRVTNK